In one window of Ruminococcus albus AD2013 DNA:
- the rfbA gene encoding glucose-1-phosphate thymidylyltransferase RfbA, with protein sequence MKGIILAGGSGTRLYPLTMVTSKQLLPVYDKPMVYYPLSTLMLAGIKDILIISTPTDLPNFERLLGDGSEYGISLSYKVQPSPDGLAQAFILGEEFIGDDACAMVLGDNIFYGNGFGSILRAAKENAEKNDRATVFGYYVPDPERFGVVEFDEKGQAVSIEEKPKAPKSNYAVTGLYFYPKGVSARANEVKPSARGELEITTLNEMYLDDGLLDVQLLGRGFAWLDTGTMDSLAEATNFVQMVQNRQGIEISAPEEIAFINGWIDKDGLMKSAEKYGKSPYGAHLKKVAEGKIKY encoded by the coding sequence ATGAAAGGTATTATTCTAGCCGGCGGTTCCGGTACAAGACTCTATCCATTAACGATGGTAACATCAAAACAGCTTCTGCCTGTATATGACAAGCCGATGGTCTATTATCCTTTGTCAACGCTGATGCTGGCGGGCATAAAGGATATACTCATAATCTCGACCCCTACCGACCTGCCGAATTTTGAAAGGCTTCTCGGAGACGGCTCGGAATATGGTATCAGCCTTTCTTATAAGGTACAGCCTTCACCCGACGGTCTGGCACAGGCGTTCATTCTCGGTGAAGAATTCATAGGCGATGATGCCTGCGCTATGGTACTGGGCGATAACATTTTCTACGGCAACGGCTTCGGAAGTATTCTCCGTGCCGCAAAGGAAAATGCCGAGAAAAATGACAGAGCGACAGTATTCGGCTACTATGTTCCCGATCCCGAGCGTTTCGGTGTGGTTGAATTTGATGAAAAGGGTCAGGCTGTCTCCATTGAGGAAAAGCCTAAGGCGCCTAAGTCCAACTATGCGGTGACGGGTCTTTACTTCTATCCCAAGGGCGTTTCTGCCAGAGCAAATGAGGTCAAGCCATCGGCAAGAGGGGAGCTGGAGATAACCACCCTCAACGAGATGTACCTTGATGACGGTCTGCTGGATGTTCAGCTTCTGGGCAGAGGCTTTGCATGGCTTGATACGGGTACTATGGACAGCCTTGCAGAGGCGACAAACTTCGTGCAGATGGTACAGAACCGTCAGGGCATAGAGATATCCGCCCCTGAGGAAATAGCCTTCATCAACGGCTGGATAGATAAGGACGGACTGATGAAGTCTGCCGAAAAATACGGCAAATCTCCCTACGGCGCACACCTGAAAAAGGTTGCAGAGGGTAAGATAAAATACTAA